The DNA window TTTTTTCTCCATTTTCGATATAAAATTGTCTGTAATTTCCGGAAGTAGCTATTCCTTTATTTGTAATTTGTAAAATAGCTTGCATATCCTGTCCCGGAATGAGGTTGCTTTCGGATGGGCGGTCAATACCTATTCTCCAGTCTTCGCCATGAAGGTTTTCTCCTCTTACTCGAATTTCTCCTCCGATCTCTACAAGATAATTAAGACATTTATGCTGTTCCAAAAATAAAGCTACAATATCAGCAGAATATCCTTTTGCAATAGCATTTACATTCAATACAATGTTGGGATGATCCTTTACAATGCATCTGTCCTTGATGCTTATTTTGTCCATTCCTATATACTTCCTCATCTCTTCTATCTGCTCCCTATTGGGTAGACATTTTTCTTGAGAGCTAAATCCCCAGGCCCTGAATAGCGGCTCTGCCGAGATATCGAAAGTATTTTCTGTGTGGGCACTTATTTCTTTTGCTTTGTTGAAGACTGTATAAAAATAATCATCTATTTCTACGTCTTCATTTCTGTTGACTCGCGAAATAATGGATTCATTGTCATATACCGATAATGATTTCTCAAAGTTGGCAAGCAGCTCTTCTATTTCGGGTTGAAAATCTCTATCTTCACTATCTTGATATATAATATTATAACTGGTTCCTTCGGCTCTACCTTGTATATTGTAGTAGAAGGAGCCGTTGTCGGCCATTATTGCGTTCATCTATTCGCTTATATACTTTTTTAGCTATGCGGCTTGTCATAATGAACGGAGAGAAGAATTTCTTTAAAGAAATATACATTAGCTAAATAGATCTTCAAACTACTCCGTCCAATCTGACAAAAGCATATCTAATTTTTCTTATTTGTCGTAGCTTTCTTTTACTAAAGGACAATTTAATAAATAGTCAAGGCTTTTCTTTACACTTTCTTCAGGAGTAAAGCTGTATTGCTCTACTTCTACCACAAGATGTTTAACTCCTGCAGCATCAGTGTTGTTGAAGATGGCGTCAAAGCCTACCATACCACTTTGTCCAAGTTCTCTGTTGTCTTTGATGTGCAGCAAAGTGAAACGGTTTTTATATTTATTGAAATAATCTACAGGGCTTTTTCCACCTCTTACTACCCAGTATACATCCATTTCGAAGAATACATATTCAGGGTTTGAGTTTTCTAGCATGTAGTCGTACATAAGCTTATCTTCGATCTTATTTTTCAGTTCGAAGTCATGATTGTGATAGCCAAAGAGCATGCCGTTTTCTTTACATCTCTTTCCTATTTCGTTATAGTACTCACAATATGTTTGTAAGTCTTTCAATGTTTTAGGTGTATCCATCCATGGAGTTACAATGTATTTCATTCCTGCTGCTTTGTGTGCTGCAATACATTGATCCCACCATTTAAGCGCTTCTGTAAAATCTTTAGAAGCCAGTTCTTTTTCTGTAAGGCCTTTTCCTGTATGGGAAGAAAGCACTTTCATTCCGGCTTTTTCTATGCTTGCCTTAAATTCTTCAGGTGTTTTTCCATAGAATTTTCCGTCTGCATAGTTGGCAGCCTCTACCGATGTGAATCCCATTTCTCCGGCTTTCTTGATTGTTGCATCGTAGTCTTTAGCAATATCGTCTCTCAACGAGTACAATTGTAGAGAAATATCTTTCTTTACAGGTGCAGCTTGTTGCTGAGTTGCATCTGCTTTTGGATTGCAAGAAGCTAACATAAGGAGAGTAGTAGCTATAATAATTGATACTTTCATGATAATGTAAGATTATTTAAAAGCCAAATCCAAGAAGAGGCAAGCCCTTCAAGGATTTGGAAGATATTTTAACAGAAAAAACTAGTTATTAGTCAAGGATTTTGATTCTGATATTACGGAACCAAACATCATCGCTATGATCTTGAAGACCAATATATCCTTCTCTATTAGGTCCACCACAGTTGTTTAGCAGTTCGAATGCCAAAGGCCATTTTTCTTCGCTGAATTTGCTTGCTTGAAGCATTTCTGTCCATTGTGGAGTCCATAGGTGATATTCAACTACGTTTTCGCCATTTTGTCCATGAACCACAGTTCCTTTGTAAACCATAACTTTCGCTTTGTTCCATTCACCAAAAGGTTTGGAGTTTTGTGGTTTAGCAGGAATCATATCATACAATGACATTGATTGACGATTGTTGTCTTTACCCAATTTTGCATCAGGGTGATTTGCATTGTCTAATACTTGAGCTTCAGGAGCTGAAATATAGATAGGTTCCATCCTTAACTCTCCTGTTTTAGGATCCTTTGTTTGAACCTCTTGTGCCAGATAGAAAATACCGGAGTTACTTCCCTTAGCTACTTTCCATTCTAGTTCCAGTTCAAAATTTTTGAACTTGTGAGCAAAGATAATGTCGCCACCGTCTTTTTCCTGAGCTTCACCTTTACCAGAACCAGTAAATTTCAGAGCTCCGTTATCTATACTCCATTTTCCAGGGAGGACGTCTTTTCCGTATCCTCTCCATCCTTCAGTAGATTTGCCATCGAAGATAACGATATAACCGTCTTTATCTTTTTTGAATTTAGACAGGTCTACTTGAGGTTTGTCTAATACAGTATATTCAGGTTTCATTGCTTCAGTTGTTTTTGTTGAATCAGTATCAGTCCCTTTTTTCTCAGCATTCTTAGCCCCACCGCCACAAGCAATAAATGCTCCGGCAATCATGCAACAGCTTAATGAATAGATAATTTTTTTCATCTTTATTTTGATTTTTAAATTAAAACAATATTACTTAGTTATGGCATATCAGGCAATTTCCATCCCTGACGATATGTATGCTTGATCAGTTCATTTGCAAACTCCTGAGCATTGATAGGATCAGTCCAGATCTTATTGAACTTAGGGTCACCGTCAACGATCTTGAAGTCATCCTTAACTAATATCTTAATTTGTTCGTTAGGATCGATATTTGTGAACTTCATGTTGTCTCCATCCCAATACAATTCCTTATTCAATGTCTGCAAACGAATAGCCAATACTCCCATTACTACCATTTCGTTGAATGGGCCTGCTTCGCTGAAATCGGATTTAGTTATTACACGACTCGAAGCATCTTCCTTACAAGCGCGTACCCAATCCATTTCGTGAGATGTTTCTACACGGCGTTGTGTTTTAGGCGCTTTCGGAACACGACCCGACAACAACCAAGGGTTCACTCCATAGCATCCGCAAATCAGTGTATCTTTTGTTCCATGGAAGATAACCAATCCACCGCCTTCGCCCATTAATTGTTTTCCTTGAGGGAAACCTTTTGGACGATCCGGCATCATACCGCCATCATACCAATGTACTTCCACTTCAGGCATACCCACTTTCGGCATATTATCGCGAGCAGGGAATGTCAATTTAACGTGTTGTGCTTGCGGTGCGCAATCCTGCAACAACAAGGTAGATGAACCTTGTACTTTAGTAGGGTAGCCCAAATTCAAGCCTTTGAATACCGGGTGCATGATGTGACAAGCCATGTCGCCTAATGCACCTGTACCATAATCCCACCAGCCACGCCAGTTCCAAGGAGTATATAATGCATTATAAGGGCGTACTTTTGCAGGACCTGAAAATAAGTCCCAATTTAGGGTGCTTGGTATTTTGTCTACTTTTTCAGGGGCATTCAGTCCCTGTGGCCAAATAGGACGGTCGGTAGCACATTCAACTTTTGTTACTTCACCTATCTCGCCATTGGCAATCCATTCGCAAACGAGGTTAACGCCTTCACCCGATGAGCCTTGGTTACCCATTTGAGTAGCGACTTTATGTTTTTTAGCCAACTTAGTTAGCAAGCGTGATTCATAAACTGTATGAGTAAGCGGTTTTTGACAGTACACATGTTTGCCAATTGTCATTGCATCGGCAGAAACGATAGCATGTGTATGGTCTGCTGTTGCTACTATTACCGCATCAATGGATTTACCCATTTCGTCGTACATCTTACGGAAGTCCCAATATTTTTTTGCATTTGGGAATCTGTCGAATACGCCTTTAGCATATTTCCAGTCTACGTCACATAGTCCCACTATGTTTTCTGTAGCTTCCACAGCTTTGATATTAGCATGTCCCATGCCGCCAATACCAACAGCAGCAATATTCAATTTGTCACTCGGAGCTATATGCCCAAAGTTTTTCCCCAATACAGTGCTTGGGATGATCGTCAGTCCAATAGCGGCTTTTGCTCCTGTTGAGAGGAACTTTCTTCTCGAAATGTCTGATGCCATAATTTTTTTTGTTTTTTGGTTAATATTGTTTTTAGATTTAATGGTATATTTTAGTTTTCACTTTTCACTGCTAAATTGTAAATATATTAATTTATTTCGCCTCTTACTATTTCCTCTTTGTCTTTATCCCAATACATTGTACGACCTTCCAGATATGCACGAGTTCCCATGTGTGCTGTAATGGCTTCGTCGAAAGCAGCATCGATACCACAAGAAGTTTTCTTACTGTTGTCGCGGATACACTCCAGCCATTCTCTGATATGAAGGAATGTTGTATCATACCGTTTCCCTCCCAGATACGAATATAAGAGACCACGTTGTGCAAAATACAACTCGGTGGCAGAAGTTACTGCGTCTACATTG is part of the Dysgonomonas mossii genome and encodes:
- a CDS encoding sugar phosphate isomerase/epimerase family protein produces the protein MKVSIIIATTLLMLASCNPKADATQQQAAPVKKDISLQLYSLRDDIAKDYDATIKKAGEMGFTSVEAANYADGKFYGKTPEEFKASIEKAGMKVLSSHTGKGLTEKELASKDFTEALKWWDQCIAAHKAAGMKYIVTPWMDTPKTLKDLQTYCEYYNEIGKRCKENGMLFGYHNHDFELKNKIEDKLMYDYMLENSNPEYVFFEMDVYWVVRGGKSPVDYFNKYKNRFTLLHIKDNRELGQSGMVGFDAIFNNTDAAGVKHLVVEVEQYSFTPEESVKKSLDYLLNCPLVKESYDK
- a CDS encoding 3-keto-disaccharide hydrolase, whose protein sequence is MKKIIYSLSCCMIAGAFIACGGGAKNAEKKGTDTDSTKTTEAMKPEYTVLDKPQVDLSKFKKDKDGYIVIFDGKSTEGWRGYGKDVLPGKWSIDNGALKFTGSGKGEAQEKDGGDIIFAHKFKNFELELEWKVAKGSNSGIFYLAQEVQTKDPKTGELRMEPIYISAPEAQVLDNANHPDAKLGKDNNRQSMSLYDMIPAKPQNSKPFGEWNKAKVMVYKGTVVHGQNGENVVEYHLWTPQWTEMLQASKFSEEKWPLAFELLNNCGGPNREGYIGLQDHSDDVWFRNIRIKILD
- a CDS encoding FAD:protein FMN transferase, whose translation is MNAIMADNGSFYYNIQGRAEGTSYNIIYQDSEDRDFQPEIEELLANFEKSLSVYDNESIISRVNRNEDVEIDDYFYTVFNKAKEISAHTENTFDISAEPLFRAWGFSSQEKCLPNREQIEEMRKYIGMDKISIKDRCIVKDHPNIVLNVNAIAKGYSADIVALFLEQHKCLNYLVEIGGEIRVRGENLHGEDWRIGIDRPSESNLIPGQDMQAILQITNKGIATSGNYRQFYIENGEKITHTINPATGYPAQHNLLSTTVIANDCLTADAYATAFLVAGVDKSLEWINNNAEIEAIFICDEDGEYKMYCTPALEDKIIQGDE
- a CDS encoding Gfo/Idh/MocA family protein, translated to MASDISRRKFLSTGAKAAIGLTIIPSTVLGKNFGHIAPSDKLNIAAVGIGGMGHANIKAVEATENIVGLCDVDWKYAKGVFDRFPNAKKYWDFRKMYDEMGKSIDAVIVATADHTHAIVSADAMTIGKHVYCQKPLTHTVYESRLLTKLAKKHKVATQMGNQGSSGEGVNLVCEWIANGEIGEVTKVECATDRPIWPQGLNAPEKVDKIPSTLNWDLFSGPAKVRPYNALYTPWNWRGWWDYGTGALGDMACHIMHPVFKGLNLGYPTKVQGSSTLLLQDCAPQAQHVKLTFPARDNMPKVGMPEVEVHWYDGGMMPDRPKGFPQGKQLMGEGGGLVIFHGTKDTLICGCYGVNPWLLSGRVPKAPKTQRRVETSHEMDWVRACKEDASSRVITKSDFSEAGPFNEMVVMGVLAIRLQTLNKELYWDGDNMKFTNIDPNEQIKILVKDDFKIVDGDPKFNKIWTDPINAQEFANELIKHTYRQGWKLPDMP